A genomic region of Fusarium oxysporum Fo47 chromosome VI, complete sequence contains the following coding sequences:
- a CDS encoding ankyrin repeat-containing domain protein, producing MTDTLKDQLIALASTGDANQMRTLLSTTEQPPSQETIQEVLTTAIKNCQFDTVRFLLAKYRSVPVNEEIVRAAVNTGSIPLMQALLTKDPSVINMQFDMRGTPLIVACMGRQHVDFLRFLLEAGADPNQEPDAAAYPLALVAGLYKDTAAIDLLLKYGAKVDNSGALAAAARRGNEPMMRYLLEKGARPDSDAPSVGTGASPLHVAVKAGHVGVARILMQHGADPRAAESSGTSAIELANQLQQQGKATSEMVEVLEPK from the coding sequence ATGACAGACACGCTCAAAGATCAGCTAATCGCTTTGGCCTCAACTGGAGATGCCAATCAAATGAGAACCCTCCTCTCAACCACCGAACAGCCCCCATCACAAGAAACCATCCAAGAGGTGCTCACAACAGCCATAAAGAATTGCCAATTCGATACTGTCCGCTTCCTCTTGGCAAAGTACCGCTCAGTCCCTGTCAACGAGGAAATCGTCCGAGCAGCTGTCAACACGGGCTCAATCCCGCTTATGCAGGCCTTGCTCACCAAGGATCCATCTGTGATCAACATGCAGTTCGACATGCGGGGAACACCTCTCATCGTTGCATGCATGGGTCGACAGCACGTTGACTTTTTGCGctttcttcttgaggctggGGCTGATCCCAACCAAGAGCCTGATGCAGCTGCGTATCCGCTTGCGTTGGTTGCAGGGCTGTACAAGGACACTGCAGCGATCGACCTACTGTTGAAGTATGGCGCTAAGGTTGACAATTCAGGTGCACTTGCTGCTGCGGCGAGGAGAGGTAATGAGCCTATGATGCGGTATCTACTGGAGAAGGGGGCTCGGCCTGACAGTGATGCTCCTTCTGTTGGAACTGGTGCATCTCCTCTTCATGTGGCAGTCAAGGCTGGGCATGTTGGCGTAGCTAGAATCTTGATGCAACATGGAGCTGATCCTAGGGCTGCTGAAAGTAGTGGTACTTCAGCTATTGAGCTTGCGAATCAACTGCAGCAGCAGGGCAAGGCTACGTCAGAGATGGTAGAGGTTCTAGAGCCAAAGTAG